A genome region from Nodosilinea sp. FACHB-141 includes the following:
- a CDS encoding RuBisCO accumulation factor 1, producing the protein MVYPGSSSPPDADAVQDVLLRLRRKEGTWVNWAQGCQELQKARFTPQQIFEETGFEPIHQNQIMVAEQVYQSILKVGVAEATVAHFTERGSDALYELRVLSQGDRAATADFIFQHGIDSEEVRDLVKPIKEYAYRKDKPEGFADGPGDAIAYHFWKLARQKDDLQDRSRLIAQGLRFAQSPTARQHIEKLLTDFTVVKDRPAPRLPVYRLETESELPRMIPVVGQMPLTVDDLKAVPVVVAEEPFSMVSANGASAWIAVPGWQVIFRAEDPVGILTQSRLLPNYPSDGADETVLVVVDRSDRTWDDDGYFLTTDGDQLALSWSPSPIETPVLGKMILILRPKRILDENYNRELWQLDE; encoded by the coding sequence ATGGTTTATCCTGGTTCTTCGTCTCCCCCCGATGCCGATGCGGTGCAGGATGTTCTGCTGCGGCTACGGCGCAAAGAGGGCACCTGGGTCAACTGGGCCCAAGGCTGCCAAGAGCTGCAAAAGGCGCGATTCACCCCCCAGCAAATTTTTGAAGAGACCGGCTTTGAGCCCATCCACCAAAACCAGATCATGGTGGCGGAGCAGGTCTATCAGTCCATTCTCAAGGTGGGGGTGGCGGAGGCGACCGTAGCCCACTTTACCGAACGGGGCAGCGATGCGCTCTACGAACTGCGGGTGCTCTCCCAGGGCGATCGCGCCGCCACTGCCGATTTTATCTTCCAGCACGGCATCGACTCTGAGGAGGTGCGCGATCTGGTGAAGCCGATCAAAGAATATGCCTACCGCAAAGACAAACCCGAGGGCTTTGCCGATGGGCCGGGAGATGCGATCGCCTACCATTTCTGGAAGCTGGCCCGTCAAAAAGACGATCTGCAAGACCGATCGCGCCTGATTGCCCAAGGTCTGCGCTTTGCCCAAAGCCCCACCGCCCGCCAGCACATCGAGAAGCTGCTGACCGACTTCACGGTAGTTAAAGATCGCCCCGCCCCCCGGCTGCCCGTCTACCGCCTCGAAACCGAGAGCGAGCTACCGCGCATGATCCCCGTGGTGGGGCAGATGCCGCTGACGGTGGATGACCTCAAAGCCGTGCCCGTGGTGGTGGCGGAAGAGCCCTTCAGCATGGTCAGCGCCAACGGGGCCAGCGCCTGGATTGCGGTACCCGGCTGGCAGGTGATCTTTCGAGCCGAAGACCCGGTGGGAATTCTCACCCAGTCCCGGCTGTTGCCCAACTACCCTAGCGATGGTGCCGATGAGACGGTGCTGGTGGTGGTCGATCGCAGCGATCGCACCTGGGACGATGATGGCTACTTTCTCACCACCGATGGCGATCAGCTCGCCCTATCTTGGTCACCGAGCCCGATAGAAACCCCCGTCTTAGGCAAAATGATTCTCATTCTGCGGCCGAAGCGCATTTTGGATGAGAACTACAACCGCGAACTCTGGCAGCTAGACGAATAG
- a CDS encoding DEAD/DEAH box helicase yields the protein MGRTPTLTYDRGTLILHPPPRGRSWVDFAHWDDRIEKFRIPAQQYRALVETLRAEQVPFNDQAHTFKPLELDPRLSLEPYPHQTEALQAWIDQRWRGVVVLPTASGKTFLAQMAMQATPRPTLITVPTLDLMHQWYAHLEAAFPDVEVGLLGGGSKDRTPILVATYDSAAIHAESLGNQYALLICDECHHLPSDFNRVIAEYSIAPYRLGLTATPDRADGRHEDLTHLLGPVVYAKSAADLSGDALAPFQIVPIRVKLSNQERSRYDQLIAQRNRFLQEANIWLSSAQGWQRFVRASAQSPGGRRAMLAHREARAIALGTEGKLRVLADLLAQHHPDRTIIFTNDNATVYHISETFLIPAITHQTPVKERHAILQDFRNGQYPTLVVSHVLNEGVDVPEARVAILLSGSGSTREYVQRLGRILRKGSGNKQAMLYEVVAEETTEEAISSRRRQGVQPSPASPHQLELVPVKPVYSADPLPAVPRAAEAPPLPLSDPE from the coding sequence ATGGGGCGCACACCCACCCTCACCTACGATCGCGGCACCCTAATCCTGCATCCACCGCCGCGAGGCAGAAGCTGGGTAGACTTTGCCCACTGGGACGATCGCATTGAGAAATTTCGCATTCCCGCTCAGCAGTACCGCGCTCTGGTCGAAACCCTGCGAGCCGAGCAAGTGCCCTTCAACGATCAGGCCCACACCTTTAAGCCGCTAGAGCTTGATCCCCGACTGAGCCTGGAACCCTATCCCCATCAAACAGAGGCCTTACAGGCCTGGATCGATCAGCGCTGGCGCGGTGTGGTGGTGCTGCCCACCGCTAGCGGCAAAACCTTCCTGGCCCAAATGGCTATGCAGGCCACGCCTCGGCCCACACTGATTACCGTGCCGACGCTGGACCTGATGCACCAATGGTATGCCCATCTAGAGGCGGCCTTCCCCGATGTAGAAGTAGGGCTTTTAGGCGGGGGATCAAAGGATCGCACGCCGATTTTAGTGGCCACCTACGACAGTGCCGCCATCCACGCCGAAAGCCTGGGGAACCAGTACGCCCTACTGATCTGCGACGAGTGTCATCACTTACCCAGCGACTTCAACCGGGTGATCGCTGAATATTCCATCGCGCCCTACCGGCTGGGGCTGACCGCCACCCCCGATCGTGCCGATGGCCGCCATGAGGATTTGACCCATCTACTGGGGCCAGTGGTTTATGCCAAGTCGGCGGCGGACCTGTCGGGGGATGCCTTGGCCCCGTTTCAGATTGTGCCGATTAGGGTAAAGCTGTCGAACCAGGAGCGATCGCGCTACGATCAGCTGATTGCCCAGCGCAACCGCTTTTTGCAGGAGGCCAATATTTGGCTCAGCTCAGCTCAGGGGTGGCAGCGATTCGTTCGAGCTAGCGCCCAATCCCCAGGGGGGCGGCGAGCGATGCTGGCCCATCGGGAGGCGCGGGCGATCGCCTTGGGTACCGAAGGCAAGCTGCGAGTGCTCGCCGACCTGCTAGCCCAGCATCACCCCGATCGCACGATCATATTCACCAACGACAATGCCACTGTCTACCACATCTCTGAGACCTTCTTGATCCCCGCCATTACCCACCAAACTCCAGTCAAAGAGCGCCACGCTATCCTCCAGGATTTTCGCAATGGCCAGTACCCCACCCTGGTGGTTAGCCACGTACTCAACGAGGGAGTCGATGTGCCCGAGGCGCGGGTGGCCATCTTGCTCTCCGGCAGCGGCTCCACGCGCGAGTATGTGCAACGGCTGGGGCGCATTTTACGCAAGGGCAGCGGCAACAAGCAGGCCATGCTCTACGAGGTTGTGGCCGAAGAAACTACCGAAGAAGCCATTTCTAGCCGTCGCCGCCAGGGAGTGCAACCGTCGCCGGCTAGTCCTCACCAGCTAGAGCTAGTACCGGTAAAACCGGTCTATAGTGCTGATCCCCTACCGGCCGTGCCGCGAGCAGCAGAAGCGCCACCCTTACCTCTTTCTGACCCAGAGTGA
- the secG gene encoding preprotein translocase subunit SecG — translation MIVITILKVIWMVAAVGLTALVLLHSPKGDGLGGLGGQAQLFTSTKSAETTLNRVTWTLTVLFMGLTVVLSAGWLDVAATPPAL, via the coding sequence ATGATAGTTATCACAATTTTGAAGGTTATCTGGATGGTTGCTGCTGTGGGTCTAACGGCCCTGGTGCTGCTGCACAGCCCTAAGGGCGATGGTTTGGGCGGCCTAGGTGGTCAGGCCCAGCTATTTACCAGCACCAAAAGCGCTGAAACCACTCTCAACCGCGTTACTTGGACCTTAACCGTGCTGTTTATGGGCCTGACGGTAGTGCTGAGTGCTGGCTGGCTCGACGTGGCCGCCACTCCCCCTGCCCTCTAA
- the gpmI gene encoding 2,3-bisphosphoglycerate-independent phosphoglycerate mutase, whose translation MSQASVPPMVLIILDGWGYRENTDGNAVAAAKTPVMDSLWAAYPRTLIRTSGKDVGLPDGQMGNSEVGHLNIGAGRIVPQELVRISDAVEDGTLQENEAFLEVCQAVRYRNSKLHLVGLCSEGGVHSHLSHLFGLLEMAKAQDVDEVCIHVITDGRDTKPTEGRVSVQKIQDYVDRLGLGRLVTLSGRYYAMDRDNRWDRVEKAYRVMTDPGEGSGKTAIEALLESYDQEINDEFVEPVRLAPGAIAPEDGVIFFNFRPDRARQLTQALVDPNFKGFERNLVAPLSFVTMTQYDPDMPVRVAFQPQNLSNILGEVVANHGLKQFRTAETEKYAHVTYFFNGGLEEPLKGEDRELVSSPMVATYDKAPAMSAAAVTNTALAAIKKGIYSLVVINYANPDMVGHTGKMESTITALQAVDHELGRLIDGIGKAGGTAIIIADHGNAELMWDENHKPWTAHTTNPVPFILVEGEKLKVPAYGGDVNLREDGRLSDIAPTILQILGLPQPQEMTGRSMFLPADVEIRNNRTPVKLSL comes from the coding sequence ATGAGTCAAGCGTCAGTCCCGCCGATGGTTTTAATCATTCTTGACGGCTGGGGATATCGGGAAAACACCGACGGTAACGCTGTCGCCGCCGCAAAGACTCCGGTTATGGATAGTCTGTGGGCCGCTTATCCCCGCACTTTGATTCGTACATCAGGCAAGGATGTGGGGCTGCCCGACGGTCAGATGGGCAACTCCGAAGTTGGTCACCTCAACATTGGTGCAGGGCGCATTGTGCCCCAAGAACTGGTGCGTATTTCTGACGCCGTAGAAGACGGCACCCTGCAAGAAAACGAGGCTTTTCTAGAGGTGTGTCAGGCGGTGCGCTACCGCAACAGTAAGCTGCACCTAGTGGGGCTGTGCTCTGAGGGGGGCGTGCACTCTCACCTCTCTCACCTGTTTGGCCTGCTAGAGATGGCCAAAGCCCAAGACGTTGATGAAGTTTGCATTCACGTCATTACCGATGGCCGCGACACCAAGCCCACCGAAGGCAGGGTGTCGGTTCAAAAAATTCAGGACTACGTTGACCGGCTAGGCCTGGGCCGCCTGGTCACTCTCAGCGGCCGCTACTACGCCATGGATCGCGACAACCGCTGGGATCGCGTCGAGAAGGCCTACCGAGTGATGACCGACCCCGGCGAGGGCAGCGGCAAAACCGCTATCGAAGCGCTGCTAGAATCCTATGACCAGGAGATCAACGATGAATTTGTAGAGCCAGTGCGGCTGGCCCCCGGTGCGATCGCCCCAGAGGATGGGGTAATCTTCTTCAATTTCCGTCCCGATCGCGCTCGCCAGTTGACCCAGGCTTTAGTTGATCCCAACTTCAAGGGTTTTGAGCGGAATTTAGTGGCACCCCTAAGCTTCGTCACTATGACCCAGTACGACCCGGACATGCCGGTCAGGGTAGCCTTTCAGCCTCAAAACCTGAGCAACATTTTGGGCGAAGTAGTAGCCAACCATGGGCTTAAGCAATTTCGCACCGCCGAAACCGAAAAGTACGCCCATGTCACCTACTTCTTTAACGGCGGTCTGGAAGAACCCCTAAAGGGCGAAGACCGAGAGCTGGTATCTAGCCCGATGGTCGCGACCTACGATAAGGCTCCGGCCATGTCGGCGGCGGCGGTGACCAACACCGCCCTAGCTGCCATCAAAAAAGGGATTTATTCGCTGGTGGTGATCAACTACGCCAACCCCGACATGGTGGGTCACACCGGCAAGATGGAGTCCACGATCACGGCTCTCCAGGCCGTTGACCACGAGCTGGGCCGCTTAATTGACGGTATTGGCAAGGCTGGCGGCACCGCCATTATCATTGCTGACCACGGCAACGCCGAGCTGATGTGGGACGAAAACCACAAGCCCTGGACAGCCCACACCACCAACCCGGTGCCCTTTATTCTGGTTGAGGGTGAGAAGCTCAAGGTGCCTGCCTACGGTGGCGACGTTAATCTGCGCGAAGACGGGCGGCTGTCTGATATTGCCCCTACCATTCTGCAAATTCTGGGTCTGCCCCAGCCCCAAGAGATGACCGGGCGCTCCATGTTTCTCCCCGCCGATGTAGAAATTCGCAACAACCGTACCCCAGTCAAACTCTCCCTCTAG
- a CDS encoding ABC-F family ATP-binding cassette domain-containing protein — translation MLRLEHISKIYPTGEVLKDVNWEVKPGDRIGLVGVNGAGKSTQLKIITGKIEPTTGTIIRPADLKIAYLSQEFEVDPSHTVRDEFWTVFKEANEVQSKLHHIPTLMETADPTELDRLINELDKLQRRFDALGGYGLESQIEKILPEMGFEASDGDRYVSEFSGGWQMRMGLGKILLQAPDVLLLDEPTNHLDLDTIEWLEGYLKKLTTPMVIVSHDREFLDRLCTQIVETERGVSTTYLGNYTAYLTQKEESLAAQLSTFERQQKEIAKQQAFVDRFRASATRSTQAKSREKQLDKVERIEAPTGSVRTLHFRFPPAPRSGREVVTVADLTHSYDEKILFLGANLLIERGDRIAFLGHNGSGKSTLLRLIAGLETPTDGQVEVGNHNVIPSYFEQNQAEALDLEKTVIATIHDEVPDWTNEEVRTLLGRFLFTGDMAFKQVKALSGGEKARLALAKMLLRPANLMMLDEPTNHLDIPAKEMLEEALQHYDGTVLLVSHDRYFISRVATKIVEIRDGELRLYRGDYHYYLDKVAEEAEAAKRAALEAEKKAKADAKRQQQQAKRKAGATK, via the coding sequence ATGCTGCGTTTAGAGCACATCAGCAAGATTTACCCCACCGGGGAGGTTCTCAAGGACGTGAACTGGGAGGTGAAGCCAGGCGATCGCATCGGTCTCGTCGGCGTCAACGGCGCGGGCAAATCGACCCAGCTCAAAATTATCACCGGTAAGATTGAGCCCACCACGGGCACCATCATTCGCCCTGCCGACCTCAAAATCGCCTACCTCTCCCAGGAGTTTGAGGTCGACCCCAGCCATACGGTGCGCGACGAATTTTGGACGGTATTTAAAGAGGCCAACGAGGTGCAGTCGAAGCTGCACCACATTCCCACGCTGATGGAGACCGCCGATCCCACTGAACTCGATCGCCTGATCAACGAACTCGACAAGCTGCAGCGGCGCTTTGATGCCCTGGGCGGCTATGGGCTAGAGTCGCAAATTGAGAAAATCTTGCCCGAAATGGGTTTTGAGGCCAGCGACGGCGATCGCTACGTCAGCGAGTTTAGCGGCGGCTGGCAGATGCGCATGGGCTTAGGCAAAATCTTGCTGCAAGCCCCCGACGTGCTGCTGCTCGACGAGCCTACCAACCACCTCGACCTCGATACTATCGAGTGGCTAGAGGGCTACCTCAAAAAGCTCACCACCCCCATGGTGATCGTCTCCCACGACCGAGAATTTCTCGATCGCCTCTGCACCCAGATTGTTGAAACCGAGCGCGGCGTCTCCACCACCTACCTGGGCAACTACACCGCCTACCTCACCCAAAAAGAAGAAAGTCTGGCCGCCCAGCTCAGCACCTTTGAGCGTCAGCAAAAAGAAATCGCCAAACAGCAGGCCTTTGTCGATCGCTTTCGGGCCAGCGCCACCCGCAGTACCCAGGCCAAAAGCCGCGAAAAGCAGCTAGATAAGGTGGAGCGCATTGAGGCCCCCACCGGCAGCGTGCGCACGCTGCACTTTCGCTTTCCCCCGGCTCCCCGCAGCGGGCGCGAAGTAGTGACGGTTGCCGATCTCACCCACAGCTACGATGAGAAGATCTTGTTTCTGGGGGCCAACCTGTTGATTGAGCGGGGCGATCGCATTGCTTTCCTCGGCCACAACGGCTCGGGCAAATCGACCCTGCTGCGCCTGATTGCCGGGCTAGAAACTCCCACCGACGGTCAGGTAGAAGTGGGCAACCACAACGTGATCCCCAGCTACTTTGAGCAAAACCAGGCTGAGGCTCTCGATCTAGAGAAAACCGTGATCGCTACTATTCACGACGAAGTGCCCGATTGGACCAACGAAGAAGTCCGCACCCTGCTGGGGCGATTTCTCTTCACAGGCGACATGGCCTTTAAGCAGGTCAAAGCTCTCAGCGGTGGCGAAAAAGCTCGCCTGGCCCTGGCCAAAATGCTGCTGCGACCCGCCAACCTGATGATGCTCGACGAGCCCACCAACCACCTCGATATCCCCGCCAAAGAGATGCTGGAGGAGGCCCTGCAGCACTACGACGGTACGGTGCTGTTGGTCTCCCACGATCGCTACTTTATTTCCCGCGTGGCTACCAAAATTGTCGAAATTCGCGATGGCGAGCTGCGGCTGTACCGGGGTGACTACCACTATTACCTCGACAAGGTGGCAGAAGAGGCCGAGGCCGCAAAGCGAGCTGCCCTAGAGGCTGAGAAAAAGGCAAAGGCTGACGCCAAGCGCCAGCAGCAGCAGGCCAAACGCAAAGCAGGCGCTACAAAATGA
- the hisIE gene encoding bifunctional phosphoribosyl-AMP cyclohydrolase/phosphoribosyl-ATP diphosphatase HisIE — protein MVTSPSSPFVAAVPVDRIRYNDQGLVPAIVQDHLDGTVLMMAWMNAESLQRTLDSGETWFWSRSRQEFWHKGATSGHVQKVQAIRYDCDSDALLVTVEQLGDIACHTGERSCFHQVDDHRVAPPADTLSQVFEVICDRRDHPNPDSYTCKLLAGGDNKILKKIGEEAAEVVMACKDDDADAIAGEAADLMYHTLVALAHHGVDIKDVYRKLQERRR, from the coding sequence ATGGTCACTTCTCCGTCTTCGCCCTTTGTCGCCGCTGTGCCCGTCGATCGCATTCGTTACAACGACCAGGGGCTAGTGCCTGCCATTGTGCAAGACCACCTCGACGGCACCGTGCTAATGATGGCCTGGATGAACGCCGAATCGCTTCAGCGCACTCTAGATAGCGGCGAAACCTGGTTCTGGAGCCGATCGCGCCAAGAGTTTTGGCACAAGGGCGCAACCTCGGGCCATGTGCAAAAGGTGCAGGCCATCCGCTACGACTGCGACAGTGATGCCCTACTGGTCACGGTAGAACAGCTGGGCGACATTGCCTGCCACACGGGCGAGCGTAGCTGCTTCCATCAAGTAGACGACCACAGAGTTGCCCCGCCCGCCGATACGCTGTCTCAGGTGTTTGAGGTAATCTGCGATCGCCGCGATCACCCCAACCCCGACTCCTACACCTGCAAACTGCTGGCTGGGGGCGACAACAAGATTCTCAAGAAGATTGGAGAAGAAGCCGCTGAGGTTGTGATGGCCTGCAAGGATGATGACGCCGATGCGATCGCCGGGGAAGCCGCCGACTTGATGTACCACACCCTAGTTGCCCTAGCTCACCACGGGGTTGATATTAAGGACGTGTACCGCAAGCTTCAGGAGCGGAGACGGTAA
- the rsmG gene encoding 16S rRNA (guanine(527)-N(7))-methyltransferase RsmG: MDMLPSYGDRWQSTLYWQPSDRQQQSFQLLYDAVLAANQQVNLTRITTPEDFWEKHLWDSLQGVALWLSEGASADALKVVDVGTGGGFPGLPVALVFPHWAIALLDATRKKLVALETVCETLGIANVSFLPQRAEQVAHQPIHRESYDLALLRAVGPVNTCAEYALPLLNLGGQAILYRGQWSAEEEAGLTAILPRLGGKLSEVRSQTTPITQGVRHNVVLTKVERTPDKFPRLPGIPSKTPLA; encoded by the coding sequence ATGGACATGCTACCTTCCTACGGCGATCGCTGGCAGAGCACTTTGTACTGGCAGCCCAGCGATCGCCAGCAGCAGAGTTTTCAGCTGCTTTACGACGCCGTTTTGGCGGCCAACCAGCAGGTAAACCTGACCCGTATCACCACCCCTGAGGATTTTTGGGAGAAGCACCTGTGGGATTCGCTCCAGGGTGTGGCCCTGTGGCTGAGCGAGGGAGCCAGTGCCGACGCGCTCAAGGTGGTTGATGTTGGCACCGGCGGCGGCTTTCCTGGCCTGCCGGTGGCGCTGGTGTTTCCTCATTGGGCGATCGCCCTGCTCGACGCAACCCGCAAAAAACTCGTTGCCCTCGAAACCGTCTGTGAAACTTTGGGGATCGCTAACGTCAGCTTTTTGCCTCAGCGAGCCGAGCAGGTAGCACACCAGCCCATTCACCGCGAATCCTATGACCTGGCTCTGCTGCGGGCCGTCGGTCCGGTCAACACCTGCGCTGAGTATGCCCTGCCTCTGTTAAACCTAGGCGGCCAGGCCATCCTCTACCGAGGCCAGTGGTCGGCAGAAGAGGAAGCCGGCTTGACGGCCATCCTGCCGCGTCTGGGCGGCAAGCTATCGGAGGTGCGATCGCAGACTACGCCCATTACCCAAGGCGTTCGCCACAACGTCGTGCTCACCAAAGTAGAGCGCACGCCAGATAAGTTTCCGCGCCTACCGGGGATTCCGTCGAAGACGCCGCTGGCGTAG
- a CDS encoding ABC transporter ATP-binding protein gives MLYLRQLTYHPPASPKAILQDISLELAPQQLGLIYGPSGSGKSTLLELMAGFAQPTQGTIQWRQQDLDPESLRQLAGLVFQFPERHFCGHSLLEELRLGHPEMARDQIEQALRAVGLEQLSLKAAPHALSGGQQRRLALAVQLIRKPYLLLLDEPTAGLDWSMRQQIIALLKQLKQNWTLLVVSHDADELAQLADRCWHLDHGRLAPVPTTTLSTTAG, from the coding sequence ATGCTCTATCTTCGCCAACTTACCTATCACCCCCCGGCCAGCCCTAAGGCCATTTTGCAGGATATTTCCCTCGAGCTAGCGCCTCAGCAGCTAGGGTTGATCTACGGACCGAGCGGGTCGGGCAAGAGTACGCTGCTAGAGCTAATGGCAGGGTTTGCTCAACCCACCCAGGGCACGATTCAGTGGCGGCAGCAAGACCTCGACCCTGAGTCGCTGCGGCAGCTGGCAGGACTGGTGTTTCAATTTCCTGAACGCCACTTTTGCGGGCACAGCCTGTTGGAAGAACTGCGCTTGGGCCATCCAGAAATGGCCCGTGACCAGATTGAGCAAGCGCTGCGGGCGGTAGGGCTAGAGCAGCTCTCCCTCAAGGCGGCGCCCCACGCCCTCAGCGGCGGGCAGCAGCGGCGATTGGCTCTAGCGGTACAGCTGATTCGCAAGCCCTACCTGCTGCTGCTGGATGAACCCACCGCCGGATTAGACTGGTCGATGCGTCAGCAGATTATTGCGCTGCTCAAGCAGCTTAAGCAAAACTGGACGCTGCTGGTGGTGTCTCACGATGCCGATGAGTTGGCCCAGCTGGCCGATCGCTGCTGGCATCTCGATCACGGCCGTCTGGCTCCGGTGCCGACAACAACCCTTTCGACCACCGCCGGATAG
- a CDS encoding Sll0314/Alr1548 family TPR repeat-containing protein, whose amino-acid sequence MVFHVRLAPPRLSSRLKALSAGALTTAFLALAPLSAHAGDPFRPNDPHEIGDKTEAVFNALFYEGNYTEAQSLVGQAIAAEPDEPMNYAVAAALGYLNKDLDKLAEQARLTQQTATALKETDPLRGHLYTAVGIFMEGAHVLQTQGIARGTPSTLRLLQRVFSELAAAERIDANDPELSLLKGFMDLLLAVNLPFANPDQAIARLQNGSPAYLAHRGVAIGMRDLGRYDEALAEVDKALTAAPNNPDLIYLKAQILFLQQKYDASLPLYQSALTYADQLPTSTVQQITLEACQAEGIAGEVCVERSRNLEP is encoded by the coding sequence ATGGTTTTTCATGTTCGCCTGGCTCCACCTCGATTGAGTTCGCGCCTAAAAGCACTCTCTGCTGGTGCTCTCACCACAGCCTTTTTAGCGCTGGCTCCCCTGTCGGCCCATGCTGGGGATCCGTTCCGCCCCAACGATCCCCACGAGATTGGCGACAAGACTGAGGCTGTTTTTAACGCGCTCTTCTATGAAGGCAACTACACTGAGGCCCAGTCACTAGTTGGGCAGGCGATCGCAGCTGAGCCCGATGAGCCCATGAACTACGCCGTTGCGGCAGCGCTTGGCTACCTCAACAAAGATTTAGACAAGCTGGCCGAACAGGCCCGCCTCACCCAGCAAACTGCCACTGCTCTCAAAGAAACAGACCCCCTGCGTGGCCACCTCTACACCGCTGTGGGCATTTTCATGGAAGGTGCCCATGTTCTGCAAACCCAGGGGATCGCTCGAGGCACTCCCTCGACCCTGCGCCTGCTGCAGCGGGTCTTTAGCGAGCTGGCAGCCGCGGAGCGCATCGACGCCAACGACCCAGAACTTAGCCTGCTCAAAGGTTTTATGGATTTGCTGCTGGCGGTCAATCTGCCCTTTGCTAACCCTGATCAGGCGATCGCCCGGCTGCAAAACGGCAGCCCTGCCTATTTGGCCCACCGAGGTGTTGCCATTGGCATGCGTGACCTAGGTCGCTATGACGAGGCCTTGGCCGAGGTCGACAAGGCGCTAACGGCCGCCCCCAACAATCCTGATTTGATTTATCTCAAAGCACAAATTCTATTTCTGCAGCAGAAGTATGACGCCAGCCTGCCCCTATATCAATCGGCGCTGACCTACGCTGACCAACTGCCAACCTCGACGGTGCAGCAAATTACTCTTGAGGCCTGCCAGGCTGAGGGAATCGCTGGGGAGGTCTGCGTCGAGCGATCGCGCAATCTCGAACCCTAG
- a CDS encoding DUF3531 family protein, with translation MQVEFRECDFFNLWIWLKFETVPSSMEQQYIDEVFSSWFFLGKLGGFNAENLQVQDTGLDISYLPYNEEQLSNSMLSVMHNMGEVEYEGLWARCWLDLGTSDALAIDVLINTLEQFSREYVVIETCYIGGENADWPIPGSGQPEFVDEDA, from the coding sequence ATGCAGGTTGAATTTCGCGAGTGCGACTTCTTTAACCTTTGGATCTGGCTCAAATTCGAAACCGTGCCCTCCTCCATGGAGCAGCAGTACATCGACGAAGTCTTTTCGTCGTGGTTTTTTTTGGGGAAGCTGGGGGGCTTTAATGCCGAAAACCTTCAAGTGCAGGATACGGGCCTCGACATCAGCTATCTTCCCTACAACGAAGAGCAGCTGAGCAACAGCATGCTCTCGGTGATGCACAACATGGGTGAAGTCGAGTACGAAGGGCTTTGGGCCCGCTGCTGGCTCGACCTAGGCACCAGCGATGCCCTGGCCATCGACGTTTTAATCAACACCCTAGAGCAGTTTAGCCGTGAGTATGTGGTCATTGAAACCTGCTACATCGGGGGCGAAAACGCCGACTGGCCAATTCCAGGCAGTGGGCAGCCCGAGTTTGTTGACGAAGACGCCTAG
- a CDS encoding ribose-phosphate pyrophosphokinase codes for MQTPSLSHFGDNNRLKLFSGSANVDLAREVARYLGLDLGPMVRKRFADGEVYIQIQESIRGCDVYLIQPTCYPVNDHLMELLIMIDACRRASARQITAVIPYYGYARADRKTAGRESITAKLVANLMTKAGASRVLAIDLHSAQIQGYFDIPCDHVYGTPVLIDYISSKKLEDLVVVSPDVGGVARARAFAKKLNDAPLAIIDKRRQAHNVAEVMNVVGDVRGKTAVLVDDMIDTAGTICEGARLLKQEGARQVYACATHAVFSPPAVERLSAGLFEEVIVTNTIPMTAARQFPQLTVLSMANLLGEAIWRIHEESSVSSMFR; via the coding sequence ATGCAAACTCCGTCGCTGTCGCACTTCGGAGATAACAACCGCCTCAAACTTTTTTCCGGCTCGGCCAACGTTGACCTGGCGCGTGAAGTGGCTCGCTACCTAGGGCTAGACCTCGGCCCTATGGTGCGCAAGCGCTTTGCTGATGGTGAGGTTTATATCCAGATTCAAGAGTCGATTCGCGGCTGTGACGTGTATCTGATTCAGCCCACCTGCTATCCGGTGAACGATCACCTGATGGAGCTGCTGATTATGATCGACGCCTGTCGACGGGCTTCGGCGCGGCAGATCACCGCGGTGATTCCTTACTATGGCTATGCCCGCGCCGATCGCAAAACAGCCGGGCGCGAGTCAATCACCGCCAAACTTGTGGCTAACCTGATGACCAAGGCCGGAGCCAGCCGAGTGTTGGCGATCGATCTCCACTCCGCCCAGATTCAGGGCTACTTTGATATTCCCTGCGACCATGTCTACGGCACCCCGGTGTTGATCGACTATATCTCCAGCAAAAAGCTGGAAGACCTGGTGGTGGTCTCCCCCGATGTGGGTGGGGTAGCCCGCGCTCGCGCCTTTGCCAAAAAGCTTAACGATGCCCCTCTAGCCATCATTGACAAGCGTCGCCAGGCCCACAACGTGGCAGAAGTGATGAACGTGGTGGGCGACGTGCGGGGCAAAACTGCCGTGCTGGTCGATGACATGATCGACACCGCTGGCACGATCTGTGAGGGAGCTCGCCTACTCAAACAGGAAGGGGCTCGTCAGGTTTATGCCTGCGCCACCCACGCGGTGTTTTCTCCCCCGGCGGTGGAGCGCCTATCAGCGGGTCTATTTGAAGAAGTGATTGTTACCAATACGATCCCGATGACGGCCGCGCGGCAGTTTCCGCAGTTGACAGTGCTGTCGATGGCAAATTTGCTGGGTGAAGCTATCTGGCGCATTCACGAAGAAAGCTCTGTCAGCAGCATGTTTCGCTAG